In Bacteroidota bacterium, the sequence GAAGCGGCCCTTAAATGCCGCTTGAAATCAGTAGGTTCCGCATTTGAAAAATTGGTGAGTCAATGACTGCTATGGGTCGCTCATTGAGATCTAAGCATCTCACCGAATTCGGCGAATGCTCTGATAAGCTAAGATTATTCTCTTCGCCAGCTCGATCAGAAAGCGCAGGACAATGCACCACTCTTTGCATTGCCATGCGCACCGTCCAGATTCACCGACTGAATCTGCGCAAAAATTCGGGCTTCACAAGGAGGACGACCTGCCGGGATTTCTGGCGATGTTTGAATCGGAGCGTGAACTCCCCTGTCGATTCATTAAAAATGTTTTTGAGGCATACTGGCACATTTTCTTGCTTTTTGCCGCAAATAGTAGTATCTTTGTGATGCATTGATAGGCAGTAGGCCGCGTGCCCCGCGGTGCCGCCTGTTGGCGGCTATTTCGACGAACGATCATTCGTCGTGCAATTAACGCGCGATATGACTCACTTACCGCGGACGCTCGTCCACACGGGGACCGCTTTTCTACTTGCCGCCAGCATGGTGGCACTCTTTGGATGCCGCACGGCCCAGCAGTCGCGCCGGGACGCCGCCGCGCGAACGCCAACCGGTGGCCTGTCTCGCGAGGTCGATTCGCTGCGTCTCGTTCAGGAGAAGCTGGTCGAGCTTATCGATTCGCTCACGAGTTTAGCCAGTGCCGATCGCGAGCGAATCCGTGCGTTGGAAGCAGATGTGTCGATGTTGCGATCCCGTATCGATGGCACCGAACTTCCTGCGCCGCCTCCCGCACAGACTGCGGAACCGCGAGAAACACCCGCACCTCGTGGTTTTGCCGCGCCCGTGCCACCCGCGGATCAGGGATCCACAATGCTGCGCGATCGATATGAATCGGCGCTGAGACTCTTCAATGATAAGCAGTATTCTGCCGCGCTCGATGCCATGCAATCCCTGGAGGCGGACGATCCCACCGGGTCATACTATCCGAACTATAAATATTGGGAAAGTGAAAGTTTGTATGCGATGAAGCGCTACAGCCGGGCATTGCACGGTTTCCGGTCTGTGCTCGATGGGTATCCACAATCGCCCAAAGCTTCCGCGGCAGCGTTTAAGATCGCGGAGTGCTACGAACAGCTCG encodes:
- a CDS encoding tetratricopeptide repeat protein codes for the protein MTHLPRTLVHTGTAFLLAASMVALFGCRTAQQSRRDAAARTPTGGLSREVDSLRLVQEKLVELIDSLTSLASADRERIRALEADVSMLRSRIDGTELPAPPPAQTAEPRETPAPRGFAAPVPPADQGSTMLRDRYESALRLFNDKQYSAALDAMQSLEADDPTGSYYPNYKYWESESLYAMKRYSRALHGFRSVLDGYPQSPKASAAAFKIAECYEQLGDKSNARAAYARLLADYPNSEYHSRASIRLRALTGE